The genomic region TTGAGGAAGCTGGCGAAAGCGGCATTTTCCAGCCTTCCAACACCTTGCCTGATCACGCGTGGATCTCGCCGCTGATTGCCTGGCTGCGCTTCATTGCCTTCGGCGACTGGCTGGATTTCCTCGAGGTCCTGCGTTCAAACTACATCATGCTAAAGGCCTCGCCTCTCAAGCAAGTGGTGGACCAGATCGCCCAAGCCCGCGAAAACGGGACTGGTCCGGAATTCCAGGATGTTCGCATCGCCCAGGCGCTTTACGACATTTCCCGCGGGAATCCGGGATCTCCTGCGGAGGTCTGCCAGGAATTCACAGACCTCTTCCTGACTGGGAAAAAGCCCACTGAACGCGACTTTCTGAACATCCACGCCTTCATTTCCCTAAGCCAGGATTTCGAGCTCGACCGCGCCCAGAGAAACAAATCCATCCCGGCGTTTCTGGATTTTCTGGACGCCAACCGCGAGCAGGAATTCCTCAAACAGGTGGCTGTTGAGGGAGGCAATTCATTGCAGCTTTTAACTATACATAAATCCAAAGGCCTGCAGTTCGACCGGGTTTTCGTGTTTTACAACCTCAGCGGCAAGGGCGGCAGCGACAGCAAGTACCTGAGATGGTTTGTGGATTACGGTTCGCCGGACTTCCAAATCCTCAGAGATTACGCCCTCACCTACCATTACGAGGATGTGCTTGCCAATTCCAGTTGGGGTGGGCTCGTGGCCAAAGCTGCAGACAGGGATCTGCTGGAGGAGATGAACACTCTCTATGTGGCTTTCACCCGTGCCAAAACAGCGCTGCACATCAGCATGGCCTATATCGGCAAGCAGGATTATGATGAATTTAGGGATTCACGCAAGCCCGAACAGGTCCGCCTGCCTCTCCTGCTCACGGATGCCGTCCGGGATTTCTTCTCTGGAAAGGGCATCGAACCTGATGATAGGGGGCGCTACCTCTACACCCAGGAACAAAAGGATGCCCCCTGCCCTGATAAGGATCAAGTGGCGTTCAGCCTCATAGATCCCCAAAAACTCGTCACCGCCCTGCCCGCGCCTATCGATGATCCCTATGCCGGGGTCGAGCCCAATCCCGCCCAGGATTTTCAAAACCTCAAAAAACTCTGGCTGGAAGACCGCCAGCGCTTGCTGGGAAACCTGGCGCACCACTATCTGAGCTTCGTGAAATTCAACCTGCCCCAGGAACACGAACGCGCTTCCGCGCAATGCCTGGCGCGCTTTGGCTCCCTGCTCAGCGAGGCTGAGATCACAGGCTCCATCAGTAATCTGAGGGCCTCGCTACATCTGGACGAGATCTTCGTGCCCGGCTACGACAAGGTGTTCACTGAACTGACTGTCTATCACGCGGGCAAAGAACTGCGCCTGGACCGCCTTCTGGTTGACACCGCCGGGAAAAGAGCCCTGATCCTGGATTATAAGACCGGCTCTATCGACGATCCGCTGCAACTGGAAAGGTACAAGGCTGCCCTGCTGGGACTGGATGTCTTTGCCAAAGACGGCTACAGGGTCGACACAGCGTATCTAAAACTGCGGATCTGAGCCCGCGATATCCAGCTGAAACTCAGCCTGTCCGTTTCGCGGACGTATCCCGCCCGATAAGCGCCCGGCGGGCGGGCATCCGGCGGGAAACGCAAAGTAAACCAAGGGCCGGAATGTAATGGGGGACTTGCCTGGGCTTGAGGCCAAGACGCGAAGAGACGCTTCGTGACCGGCTGTCAGACGGGCTTGCAGGGCCTGAATCCTGATCAGGTAAAGGGGGCCGTCCTGGGAAAGAATCGATCCGGCGCGAAGACGGAGGGCCGGAAAGCGTTAGCGGAGGTTCAGGAGTTTATGGAGTTGGGGCTGCAGCCTGGCCGTGACGCCGTCTTCGAGCATCCAGCTGGCCAGGATCTCAGCCGGAAGCACGCTTTGCACCGGAGAGAAGAGCAGGATCCTGTTTTCCAGGTAGTTGGCGCTGATGAATTCCAGCGCGAAGCGGTAGTCGTAATAGTTGGTCAGCACGAATTTCAGTTCGTCATGCGGCTGCAGAACCTTCAAATTCCACTTCATGAAGCTGTCCGCGCAGCCGCTGCCGGGGCATTTTACGTCCACGACCTTGACCACGTAATCCGTAACGTCTGCCAGATAGATCGAGCCGTTGGTCTCCAGCATGACGTCGTATCCGGCCTCATGCAGCGCCTGCATCAGGTCTGTGACCCCGTCCTGCAACATCGGCTCACCGCCGGTGATCTCCACCAGCCAGGCTGGATATTTGTCTATCTCCTGCAGAATCGCCATCACGGACATCGGAGTGCCGCCACTCCAGGCATACTGGGTGTCGCAATAGGAACAACGCAGATTGCACTCGCTCAGCCGGATGAAGACGCAGGGGCTGCCCGCGCGGGAGGATTCGCCCTGCAGGCTGTAAAAGATCTCGGAGACCATCAAACTGGTGGCCAGATCGCTGTTCATTTCCTGATCTCGTTCACCTTTTTGGTGATCAGAGGCAGCACTTCGAAGAGATCGCCCACAATGCCGAGATCGGCCACCTTGAAGATCGGGGCGTCCGGATCCTTGTTGATGGCGATGATGTAATCCGCGGAGGACATTCCAGCCAGGTGCTGGATCGCGCCGGAAATCCCCACTGCAATGTAGATCGTGGGTTTCACCGTCTTGCCGGTCTGCCCGACCTGATGCGAATAGGGGATCCATTCAGCGTCCACCGCTGCGCGGGAAGCCCCGACCGCACCGCCAAGGGCGGAGGCCAGCTCTTCCAGCAGGGCGAAATTCTTCGCGTCCTTCAATCCGCGTCCGCCGGAGACGATGATATTGGCTTCGGTGATGTTGACCAGAGTGGTCTGCTCCTTTTCAAAACCCAGCCAGAGGCTCTCCTCCTCGTCAAAATCAAAGACAACCTGCTCGCGTATGACGATGCCGGAACGCGAATCGTCGCGGGGCAGGGGATCCATGACCTTGTGGCGCACCGTGGCCATCTGTGGCCGGTGGTTGGAGGTGATGATCGTGGCCATGATATTGCCGCCGAAAGCGGGACGGGTCTGCAGCAGGTTGCCGGATTCGGGATCGTATTCGAGGCCGGTGCAATCAGCCGTCAGGCCTGTATGGAGTTGGATCGCGACCCGCGGGATGAATGACCTTCCCGTGACCGTTGCCCCGGCCAGGATGACTGCGGGACGGTATTTCTGGGCCAGTTCGGTGAGGGCCTTGCTATAGCGGATGTCGCGGAAGTGTTTGAGTTCCGGATCGTCCACTTCGATCACCTGATCGGCACCATGGGCGATAAGCTCTGAGGAAAGATCCTCGATCTCCGAACCGAACAGCACGGCGCTGAGTTCCGCCTCCATCTGGTCCGCCAGTTCGCGTCCCTTGCCCAGAAGTTCCAGCACCACCGGCGCGATTATTCCGTCCTTCTGCTCGGCAAAAACCCAGATACCCTGGAAATCGGCTTTGTCGATGTGTTCTGCGGCCAGTTTGCGGATCACGATCGCGTCGAAGGGGCAGGACTGGACGCAGGCTCCGCAGAGGGTGCACTTTTCCGGGTCGATCACGGCAAGCTTGCCTTCCATGCGGATGGCGTCGTAGGCACAGGCGCGGATGCAAGCCCCGCAACCCACGCATTTCTGATCAATAACTTCTATCATTCATCAATCTCCTGAGAGGTGAATTGTTTTGCAGGCAAGTTTCCTGTCAAGGCGATTTTTATGCCTCATGGCCGGAATCGTCCGATATGAGTGAATTGCACTGCCATGTATCTCCCTTGGAAAAAGAACCCCGGAGATATACTCCGGGGCTCGATCAATGGTATTTTGTGTTATGATTACTTGACGATGACCATTTTCCTGGTCTGGCTGAGGGAGGGAGTGCTGAGTTTGTAGAAATAGACTCCGCTGCTGCATGCCATTCCATTGTTGTCTCTGCCGTTCCAGATTATGGTGTGGGTGCCCTCGGTTACGTTGAAGGTCCTCACCAGCTGGCCATTGACGTTATAGATGCTCACCACGCCAGTTTCGCCGGCTTTGAGGGCAACTTCGATATTGGTGTTGCTGTTTGCCTGGAAGGGGTTGGGATAGGCATTCTTCATCGAAGTGATCTCCGGAAGCACGGGCGGGACGTTACCTTGGACCGTAACGCTGACGGGGCCGTGGAAATCGCTGCTTTGATAGTCAACGGACTCCAGCCAGTAATAGTAGGTGTTTCCGATCTCGACATCCGTGTCGGTCGCCGTGTAGATTTGCGAGGTGCTGGTGTTGGTCGCCGGGATCAGAGGATGATCGATCAGGCTTGAACCAGCCTGGTCATCACTGGTGTTGCGATACACCCGGTATCCCACCATCTGGCTTTCAGACTGGCTCACCCAAGTCAGCTGGACGCTGTTCGTCGCGGTCAGGGTGGCAGTGAAGCTGCTCAATTCTACCGGAGTGACTCCCGGGGTGCCTGTATACATCAGGAAAGCCATGTCATTTGCGATTTCGGCTCGATCGTTGCCTGAGGCAGCCTTGAACACATTTGCCTGGGCAATGGCGCTTTTCAGATTAGCTGATCCTTTTACAGGCAGGGCTTCCGTGCGCTGCCAGGTCAAACCGTCTCCCCCCGTGCCCGGCGCCCACAGGAACCATTGGGTGGCGCCGCCATCAATATTGATCTGGGCGGAAACCCAACCATCCGCGAGGATGACCGGAGCGGGCAACTCGACCTCAAACATGTAGATACCCCAGATTCCCCAGGGAAGGTCTTCAACCCAGGTTGTGGTGGCGGGCAGCATGAATGATGCCACTGGATTTGCCCAAGCCGGTTCGAGCACAACGAGAGAGGATACGAAACCTATGCCCTGTGGCACCACGCCGCCAAAACCGTCAGTCGCGATCACTGCCAGGACGGGATCAAGGATCTCATACCAGTTTTCATAAGCCCAGCTTCCGGCGGTATAGATCGTGGCAATTTCATCGCCGGCATTGGCCGTGAAAGTATAGGTCGCGGGACCAGCTCCACTGGCCAAGGTGATGTCGTCCAAGACCAGAATCCCGTTCACGAACACATCCAGGAGGCCGCCGTTCCAGCCATCACCGTAGTCGTCCCAGAGGTTCACAGTGTAAGTTCCTGTCTCGGAAGCAAGAAGAGGTGGAGCAGGCAGTGAGCCTATTCCCGTGGGATTTGGTCCGTCCGTGGCGATAACAATCAAGTTCGGATCCAGGATTTCATAGGT from Candidatus Syntrophosphaera sp. harbors:
- a CDS encoding T9SS type A sorting domain-containing protein, translated to MKKIVLFIVLLSAVAFSSLSAQYNQIYGQPYPGGVGNLYTSSLDSTYPADYEVADNFSGLTEPITKLTFYGATGQPGWTPGPPAATEPFFIRFYNYAEEWTQPPVADPGILAPTTGTYTVNLYDSWGDGWNGASLDVYVNGTIVLTGITLLTGTGPESHTFTANAGEYILTVYHNGSYDSEVTYEILDPNLIVIATDGPNPTGIGSLPAPPLLASETGTYTVNLWDDYGDGWNGGLLDVFVNGILVLDDITLASGAGPATYTFTANAGDEIATIYTAGSWAYENWYEILDPVLAVIATDGFGGVVPQGIGFVSSLVVLEPAWANPVASFMLPATTTWVEDLPWGIWGIYMFEVELPAPVILADGWVSAQINIDGGATQWFLWAPGTGGDGLTWQRTEALPVKGSANLKSAIAQANVFKAASGNDRAEIANDMAFLMYTGTPGVTPVELSSFTATLTATNSVQLTWVSQSESQMVGYRVYRNTSDDQAGSSLIDHPLIPATNTSTSQIYTATDTDVEIGNTYYYWLESVDYQSSDFHGPVSVTVQGNVPPVLPEITSMKNAYPNPFQANSNTNIEVALKAGETGVVSIYNVNGQLVRTFNVTEGTHTIIWNGRDNNGMACSSGVYFYKLSTPSLSQTRKMVIVK
- a CDS encoding FAD-binding protein — translated: MIEVIDQKCVGCGACIRACAYDAIRMEGKLAVIDPEKCTLCGACVQSCPFDAIVIRKLAAEHIDKADFQGIWVFAEQKDGIIAPVVLELLGKGRELADQMEAELSAVLFGSEIEDLSSELIAHGADQVIEVDDPELKHFRDIRYSKALTELAQKYRPAVILAGATVTGRSFIPRVAIQLHTGLTADCTGLEYDPESGNLLQTRPAFGGNIMATIITSNHRPQMATVRHKVMDPLPRDDSRSGIVIREQVVFDFDEEESLWLGFEKEQTTLVNITEANIIVSGGRGLKDAKNFALLEELASALGGAVGASRAAVDAEWIPYSHQVGQTGKTVKPTIYIAVGISGAIQHLAGMSSADYIIAINKDPDAPIFKVADLGIVGDLFEVLPLITKKVNEIRK
- a CDS encoding 7-carboxy-7-deazaguanine synthase QueE; the encoded protein is MNSDLATSLMVSEIFYSLQGESSRAGSPCVFIRLSECNLRCSYCDTQYAWSGGTPMSVMAILQEIDKYPAWLVEITGGEPMLQDGVTDLMQALHEAGYDVMLETNGSIYLADVTDYVVKVVDVKCPGSGCADSFMKWNLKVLQPHDELKFVLTNYYDYRFALEFISANYLENRILLFSPVQSVLPAEILASWMLEDGVTARLQPQLHKLLNLR